aattaaaaaatattttttattaattaaaatttaaatttttctaaatatcaaaaaatataaaaaaaaccatcttaaataataattatttattgtacTAATATGTAGTGCAAGGAGTGGCGAAATTGTCAGGGAAATTTATAAATGAAGAGAACACgtttttgtttataatttaaattaaaaaataatattttataataacagaaacaaaaataaataaattttcttcaATTCGATTGGTTGGTGTTGGCAGTTCAGAGTGGCTAGATTGGAAAGAGGGGGAGGGGCCTGGCTTTGGACTTGGTGTGGGGTTTCGTGGGATTAGAATAGTACACGTGGAATGGAATGTGTCTGTGGGGACCACAGGTGCCGTCCATAGTACAACTATAATGTAGTTGTGACGGTAGACAAATGGAAACTTTTATGGTGGGGCCACAGACGTGGAGACCTGCTGTTTGGAAACCCGAGTGATACGTTTGTTGGACTGTTCCCTTTTTTGTTTTATTCCTGGTCAACAAAATCCTACTtctttaggaaaaaaaaatgtataatatgaaaatttttaaaaaataatttatttatgtttGATTTATGATAGATAAAATTTAAGCaggtatttattatatatatatataaagtttttAGATTACTCTAATTACTATgatcataaaatatataaatataaataaaaaaatttataatttaatctctaaattttactattattaacaaaacagtttcttgatttttaaaaatatattaaaatatctttaataaattagtctttttatatattataatcttCTTTTTCGTtaaaaacaaaatgaaaaatggtgaattttttgaaaatataattttacccTCTTCAATCCTTATTtaaacatatatttttaataaaattgaaagaatCCATTTCATTTTCAACATCGATCAAACATCGAATAATCGACTATCAAGTACCTAAAAGATCCATTCTATTTTCGCGAGAATTTCTCATGATTAAATGATCAAGAAAATTACAAGATCAAGCATATTTCAAAACTTTCTTAGCGCAACCCAATTTCCAGACAAATTGCATGGAAGAAACAagacttattatttatttgtttgttatttTGATTCTCTAATGCTCCATCAATtcgaaaaaaaatattcaaatgcAAATTTCATTGCAATTCATCGGATTCAGAATCAAAATTCTCACTTGGAGATTTCCGCCTAACTTCTTCTATCAATTTGTCATTTTTATCATCTCCAATTCCTTACAATTTCCTCTTCAATATGGCTTCAAATATTGCTGGCATTGTCTAATTATCCCCCTCGTAATACTTCTTTATTGGTCTCTTTAGctatgcaacacatcacatctAACCAGTCAATAATTTAACACAAATTTTAATAAACCAAATAGAAACCAACTATAATTCTATTTGCTTAACCTTGTTACTCACGCCATCAACATCCTCAATGCCACCATGATGCTTCTGCGTCGGATTAAAATTCTCTTCACATGTGAGTCTGACTCAGATGAGTAGAATTTAAATGAACAACGAGTCTAGAAAACAAATAGAGATGACGATGGTATAAATGGGATAAGTCTTATATCGAAATTTAAATGTATAATAAGATGATTGCGAATACAGCGTGAAAGATTTTTTAGAACAACTATGTTCATCGCTTGCACTGGCCTTTTTGTTTACCTCATAGTTGAGGATTGAAGTTCAAGGGTTAGGGTTTATTACAATGTTAAGCTTTAGAGAAAACTCTTAATTGGTGGCTGATGCTAGACATTCTTGCGAAGATAGAATGCTTGATGAACTTAGTTGGAATCCTTTCGGTGCTTGATCAATGTTGAAAATAAGAAtgagttttttcaattttattgaaaatgcatgtttaaataGAGATTAAAGAGGGTAACATTCTTCTATTCTTCTGAAGATATAATGAATCCTTTCAATTTTAATACGTTTCtaaaaattgagaaattgacttatttttttaaatggaggACTGGGGGATTGGAAGAGTAGAACTGAGATctcaaatttacttaaatacATTTTACCGCCAAATTAAGCCTGTGAAtggtataattaaaatttattaaacagttgaatttttaaaaataatttaagactatattttattttttaataactcaTTAATGAcatgattaatttatatttaattattttatattttttaaaattcaaatgtttAATAATTTAGCCATACTACATAATTAGCCATACTTTTTTCTTGAGTGTAATTTGCACTTATTAAACTTTATTTAAtacaatatttattattaattttatattaatgatgtaaaattaataattaataatcgtatttaataaattatgtaaaCATTACActcattaaaaagtaaaaaaaaaaattataataaattatgtaaGATATTTGTGAGATTCCTATAAATGAATTATTAACGAAAacacaattaaaaaattaccaaatattataattactagaaaactaaaaaattatttttaattatataattataatataattataattatattatcactttattatcttataatcaatgttttaaattaaaatatttatctatCAATTTGAtattatcaaaatcaaaatttcttttaaaaattttatctcaaaatatctattttactatttatatatgttttattaaaattaaaataattatttattaactttaaattaatttagataataaaattattattcactttaaattttcaatataatgatttataacaacttattattttataacataatattattaaatttattaatgttttGTAATTAACATGcatgtaattaatttttaaaaaatattaaaacgttaacatttaaaattaagttgattcttaaaattataatttacgattgtaataattttttagttaattttttattatttttcagaattcattaatatttaaaggcgttgatttgataattttatattaaaattttaatttttaatatatatatatatatttatttaattaatttaaataaattgagataataaaatttattgttcactttaaaatttaaatataattataaataattaaattaataatttattgtaaTCACAGGTTAACCATCTGACTAAATCTAAaaaatcttatattttattttctaatttttgatCTCcgatattcattttaaaaaaaaatttgttatacgataattttatacaattaaaattattattttttataattatataaagaagtttttagattatatatatatatatatatatatatatatatatattttaaattataatttatataaatattacataaaatttttgaaaatttgaattaaatatagataaaaataaaacccACCTgctagtaaaaaaaaattataaaatcaaaaattgcttaaccttttaaattgtatttaaacaaacacatcaaattAAATAAGTAACAAACTTTATAAATCAcaaaactattaaattaaaggaagaaaaattagtacatatataaaaaattaagtctaaattaattaaaaatatagataaatgaGAGATTAAGAGAgccatataaataatatttctaaaaattgaAAGGCTAACAATGCAATGGAAATTTGAAAAGTTGAAAATGTGCTTGAATCTCGAGAAGGCAATGATGCCAGTTTCGTagctttaaaaaagaaaatacttaATAAGCTTCGTAACTTTAAAAACAGGTAGACATACAATATCTCTCcattaaatttcatttaatttgaattcaGTTTATCCATAgcaattttttcatttattgtccctaaattaataaaaataattaaatttgaagtTAACCGTTaagtcggttcgatttaaaatcgaaccaaattaaataaattaaaaattaaaattttagtatttataaaaatcgaatcgaactgattttgatcagaaactgaatcgaactgaaccagtctgattcagtttgattcaatttgatttgatcggttttgatttttaataaatgttttatcttttactctttatttttaatattttaaaatttaattaaaatattttaatcttaatatgatttaatttctctatattattgaaaataacatattattattattaaatcggttcggtttaatttttttgatttttttataaaaatcaaaccgaatcgaaataatcaaaatttttaaaattaaaatctgaaccaaaccgaaatgaataaaaaaccaaattaaaattttaaattaattcaattcaattaattttttcaatttaaatcgaatactgATCGCGTGGCTAAATCCTTATCAACTTTGTTGAacacactaaaataaataacaatcaaattaaaaatgtgctaattcaatataaataatataatgctatgtaatttttatgtttttgtaattcatatatttataatatttaatatacagACCGCATTATCataaatttatattctaattaaatattactaattactatattttataagaatttaatcccattcaaataaataataattatttgctattattttaatattataataattatttttgatatttttaaataatatttaaatttgttattttaataattgtgtataaaaattttaattttttaattaatatatatatatatatatatatatatatgtatatatatattaaagcctataaatttaatggtagatatggtaaaaaattaatgttattatatcttatatattttttttaaattttctttatataatattgttatctattttaaaaaataatataaaaaagtatgCTATTGAATTTACAGTTTTATTCATACAATAactctaattaaatttaaaattatgatatgctattataaaaaatttaaactataaatattattatttatttaataaattattaataaataagcgGTGTCTATATATTTAGACAAACATTTAACTTCATACTTTTGTAAATAttcaaaaaagttatttttatatttattttatattaattttattatataatataattttataataatcatattatagcataatattaaataatttatactaatctacttatatatatatatatatatatatatatatatatatatatatatatatatatatataatataaataataaaattaccatttaatttatatccttatttaaaaatttaatattattatatcttatatatctttttgaaaatttcttaactaattaaatttaatataaagtaTAATATTACCATctattctaaaaattaaatttaaaaaaataaaattatcaactagttaaataattaaatatgattgtaaataatttaaagactaagAGTATTATGGACAATCTCATTATTTTTCCTCtttccacttttatatatactaaTTTTTTTGAATGTACTTTACACGTTATCTTTACTCGTTCTACACTACTCGTTGTAGAGAATGtttgttttttattaataaaatttaataatttattacatttacataaaaattaagtataaaagagaaaaatcaattccaaactaatttattctaaaagtaataaaaaatagtaaaatataaatagaaaataacattttcttgtcgatttaaaataaataataaaaataacttttttgaacaaatattGTCTATTGAGTTtaagaaaagagaaaatatagtcttattaaaatcaatataaaaaatatcgtATTGAATTAGcagttttatttatataataactcTAGTCTGTCTTagcaataattattatataattaccatctaatttatttttttattttaaaatatttaatcttattatattttgtatattttttaaaaaattttcttaactaattaaaattaatataaaaaataaaatctttaaattaaaatctataTAAAAGCATATGTAATTCTAGTCCTTACTTCTATATGCAAATTCAAATGCTTGGTGATTTAAGAGAATTATCAAATCTCGTTTACACTTGGATTGGAAATCAGAAAAATCTTTAAATTGATCATCCAAACATGTTGACAAATTGGATATGGCTGTGAAATTTCTGAAAAGGAGAAATAGCTGAAAATGTATGAAAAAATATAGTACTAAAATATTACCCAACTGTGTTGAAAAATACAAAAGAATTGTTAAAGAAACGAAAAAAATTAAGCAACATATTAAAAaatccaagaaaaaaaaatatataatgcatctataataatttaatttagaggACCAAAACGGCAGTCAATGCACCGACAGCCAGAGATCCAGCAATGGCAAATCTATTCAGAGCGGCACCGTTTTCCGCTGGAGCAGGAGCATCAGATGGTGTTTGAGCGATTGAGGAAGGAGGTAAAGCAGTTGTAGAGGGAGCCGGAGAAGacaaagaaggaggaggagatggAGGGGAGTCAACAGTAGCTGGCGATGGTGCATTAGCCGGTGGAGATACTGGAGGTTTAACTGTTGGAGAAGGAGCAGATACTGGAGGATTAACGGTTGGAGAAGGCGCAGATACTGAAGGTGCTGGAGTTGCCGCATTAGGTGGAGTTGCCCCAGGCGATTTGGTTGGGGGAGATACAGGTGATGATGCTGGTGACTGTGCCACTGAGGAACCTACCAACACCGCCATTAGCATCAAGAACGCTAAGCTTGAGCGAGCCATTGCAATTTCTTTTCTTCTACAGCGAAGCAGATACACAAACAGAACAGAGAGGAAGGAAGAGTAAAGGTCGAAAACTCGAAGTGTGAGAAGAAAATGTGAGGAGATAGGGTATATATAGGAGCTTCAGTGTGAAAGGTTTTTGATCAAGAGAAGAGCCGTTGGATATTCCGAATTTTATAAGGCAAGTAATCAATGGTGCAGACCGTGTTCAGGGAAAAGATCATTCGGAGGGATTGATTTCATGATGAGTGGACCCCACGAAAGGCAAAAGGACACCCCGGTTTTTCTAGACTTGTGGGGTAGGGTGCCTACTAGGTACAGTTGTCAAAGAATTGTAGCCGTACGCGtgtaatgaaattttaaagtgaaccgtGTAGATGGTTTTTGCGTGTAGCTTTGCGTAACGGTCAAAAAAATGGAAAGCAGTGTTTGGATTTGGTGAGAAAATCCGCGGGGATTCACTTTCcggaataagaaaataattaaacgcgtataattaattttagcaATTAGTCTGGAAATTTATTTTTCCAGCTCAGTTGGATAATACcttgattttattttcttatttttatcttCCTGTTTAAGAAATAATAACATATttactaatttcttaatatgtCTTAATtcaacataaattaaaaatacatagtttgacttatttttttaattttttttataagttaatATAAGTAGatgttatattaaaaaaatatttaacagaATTGGTGGAGTCTAATATAAATttgtttttacataaaaatcaattttaatccCTACCGGTGTTATTAAGAGATGAAATTATTCGTTGATTATTCGAAATTCAACTGAGTAAAAATTTAATCGAGTTTgccttattttttaaatgagctGAGTTCGAATTCATTTTTTAgactcgtttaataaacgagtcGAACTTGAACTTAACAGTATTTGACTCGTTTAAACTCGTAAATTTGGTGGGTTTCAAGTTTATGAATAAACTCGTGAACTGACTCATGAGCAGACTCGCGAATAAATTCGTGAATATACTTATTCGCTAATACCAATCCCACATCccacattaaatattaaatggaCAAGAATTGTGACTTTTCTATAAAAGTATatctttctatattttttataattttgaatttgagggatttcaattaaatgaaaaaaataaatttaaaaatttcttaatGAAAAAATTTCCTTCAAGAGATTCCTACAAGGTATTTTATTTACCAAAGATAACATTAGAAAAAAAGGATGGAGATTTCTGAGGAGTGTAATAGATGCAGTGCTTTTGAAAATGATATCCATGTGTTCTTTAATTGCCCTTTTGGCTTGATTGCTGGCAACCAATTCAGGGTGTGTTACCTGTGCTGATTATTTTGGCTATTTCCTTGATATTCATGTGATTATTTTGGCTATCTAGAGAAACAGTGAAattcaagttttaaattttatcagaaTGGCAAGGAGCAAGAGCAGTTAGTATAAATACTGGTAGCACTATCGCTGTGCAAAAATGGATTAAACCCCatagaaaaaattaaagtgtaatGTTGATGCTTAATACATACAAATGAATGGCAAATTTCCTTTACAACAATTCTTAGAAATGCACATGGTGAGTTCCATACTGTTTTGTCATGCCATCAAGTTGGAGTCCTTCCTCCACAAATAGGAGAGGCCTTAACTTTGAGGGAAACTCTTTTGGCTAAATAGTTGGGCATATAACAATTTGAATATGGAAGTTATGTCAAAAGTATCATCAATGCTTTTTCTTCATCAAAAGATGACGGGTCTGATTTTGGACAGTTTATTGATGACGGTAAAATTTTGTTCTCTCAAGAatcttgatgatctgagatccagaaagtaaggttttataagaattttattaacttagcaaaaaaaaaaaaagaccttTTCTAGAGGAGAGCATTCCTCCTTTTATCTGTTTTCATTGTCTGTCAGTGACGTATAACGGCCTGACTTCCATTGGACCACATGTCTTTGCCATACTGATACGATCGTACGAGGATATCAGATTTCTGCCCTATACGTAACagcccctgattctccccgaGCGCATATGCGAATGGTCCCACAAGACGAATGGGTTGAACTCCTTCCTGGTTCTGAGGGCCAGAAGATAAGGTCAAAACTGAGTCCAAAGAGGATCTACTCGACGGGCCGTGAGGGCCGGACCGGCCTGATCGAGAAACTTGGATGGAGCCCGGTCTCAAGACTGAGTGGGCCGGACTGGGTCCATGTGGGGGACCTGAGGGCCTCTGGATAATGAGTTATTTTCATGGAGTAGTCATGTTTTATATTAGTCTTAAAGTTTGATATAAGCTTTTGGCTTTATTTGTTATGTTGTTCGGCAGGAATTTGAACAGAAACCTTTTCCTTTATGATTGAGAGTCTGAGGTTTGGGTGCATGGGAAGGCTTCTTGGCCTGAATTAATTAAGACCCTCCTTGATTATGTATATCTGATTTTTATAGTAGTatgagtttaaaaaaataatctaacTTAATAACGGCTAAATTAAACATTTATcttgatatttatttataatttattaaagtgtttataacaaattcataaatttatatatttttttctcatcATAT
This region of Manihot esculenta cultivar AM560-2 chromosome 10, M.esculenta_v8, whole genome shotgun sequence genomic DNA includes:
- the LOC110624474 gene encoding classical arabinogalactan protein 9; this translates as MARSSLAFLMLMAVLVGSSVAQSPASSPVSPPTKSPGATPPNAATPAPSVSAPSPTVNPPVSAPSPTVKPPVSPPANAPSPATVDSPPSPPPSLSSPAPSTTALPPSSIAQTPSDAPAPAENGAALNRFAIAGSLAVGALTAVLVL